The Glycine soja cultivar W05 chromosome 15, ASM419377v2, whole genome shotgun sequence region cattttgaaatcaattggaacgttgcaaattcagttaaaaacttttgaaatcaaactttgttactggtaatcgattacaggaaactggtaatcgattactagagagtaataactctggtaacttagaaaattttgagaaaaactcttttgaaaaacaaaattgtgctatgtttgttttctggaaaatcttttcaatacttctcttgtgaagtcttcttgatttcttctcttgaatattgaattcatcttctcttgaatcttgaaatcaaacttctcttgattcttgaatcttcttgatttcttctcatgaaacttgaaattaaacttgatcttgaacttgttgactcaatcttgaaatcattctttgggctttttgtcattatttttgtcatcattaaaactacttgaatcaacttgattcatcatcatgaagcttgcttctacactatTCAGTAACTACCTTCCCAGTGACCATAACTCTGATCTCCTGCTACCTAAATGTTAGCTGGTCTATCGCATCATGACCCAGATCAGTGTTCATGTGGCGCAGCTTATCTTGGATGTCATCCACCAGTTTATAGGTATTGCACCTCCGAGACACCTTGTGGATCCatagaagtccaacagggcactGGGATTTATggcattgatcacgggtctTTGCCAATTCTACGGGATACCGATCGCACCAACATTGCTCATCCGACCTCCCATTACCAAGTccttcattgagaaatattgcATGCCAAGGCAGGCACAACAGCCAGGGCAAGACCACCAGTAGCAGCCGGCCGCGGACGCACCATCACCGCCTCCATATCAGGCACCATCTCTAGAGTCTATCTCAGCTCACATGTAGAGGATGGAGCTCTAGATGCATGCATACATGCAGCATGTGGCTAACCAACAGGCAGCCCACCATAAGGGCTAGATGCAGTTGAGTGACAACTTTTATCAATATACACTACACCAGCATCGCCAGGACCTCAACTATTATCAGTGGCTTACTCCCAAGCAGTTCAGAGCCACTGTCGCATGGCCTAGGGATAGGCCCAATTTTTAGGAGCAGGCACGTCCTACGGGTGCTCAAGGAGCCTCCCAAGAGGACGAAGGTGGAGCTGAGGAGGATGGAGACATGGCAAATTTGCTTGATTTCTTCATTAGAGGAAACTGAGCTCCCCAACCATGATATTCTAAATTTGTGAACTtgtctttatcttatttattgtttttagtatttttttatgttatttttatgtgatgattgtttttagtatttttttgtggtgattgttggaaaaaaagggaaaaacttaCACAtggattgtttttgttttcgtgcgcactttattttttatggtgtAGTCTTGGATTATAACTTTGTCCAGGATTCAAACCTTTTTTCTAAAACTTACGTGCTTTTAAAAGGAACAACCACTAGAACTCTTTGGAAATTTTGTAGATCAATACACaacaaaaggttttttttttttgaaaagggaaaagaatgtGTATCTTGAGGATGAAAATAATGAAGGACTTTCCTGAATACCAAAATGGACTAAGATGTTTTCGCATGGACATGATAAAAGAACAATTGTGGAAACATTGATTTGATCTGAATTTGGAAATAGGCCCTAAGCTTTAGTGACTGTGTGTGAccaaaaattttatattgagtGTCTGCATGGATATGTTCTATGATTGGTTTTGCATGatttctaattgtcataacatATGATTCATGGAAGTGATCTGGGTGTTCTTTCTCTCTAAGCCATTGGCCAAACAGCCGTcccaatatatattattttttccatttacAAGCCCTTTGAGCTAGACACTTGATTGTTTTATCATAACCCTAACCTAGGATGAAAGTTTCCTACCTTACCCTAGGATAGGAGAGCATAGGTgttttcaagagagatttctatcattttttcgGCTAGTCGTGGATTTTTGAAGGAATTTAAATAttcatcaaaaagaaaaaagggaaaaaagaaagaaaaaaagagaagaaaaagaaaaaatcaatcaaagatgGGAAAGAGCAAAAagcaaaatgaaaggaaaaaaacgAGTTCTTTGGAATAAACAAGTATCTGAACCATGTACGGAGTTGTTGCAAGGagtaaaaaggaagagaaataaCAACTTGGTCAAAACATGAAGGGATAGGAAATGGTCGCCCATTTAAGTTACTAGCCAAATCTTTATGCCCACTCTTCCATTCACACCAAAAAGAAGATAGACCAAAGCAACCCAAGCCAAAAGTTCCTACAAATCCAACCTTAAAAagacctattgatccatgatgattatgcGCATTATccttgatttgatgggaaatgacttgtaaaatcaatttatgacgTATTTGTGATTTGGAAttgagatgaaacacttgcccATGTGAAGTTTTATACACCATTGAGTGGTTTTCCTCTATTTTGATTGGATCCCGTGTTTCTTCTAATACTTCTTTAGAAACGAAATACAAAACATCTCAATCTCATTTTTGGTTATGAGAAATTCCATCTTTGTGCTTTCATTCCTCATTCGTCGCAttatttttgagagaaaaaaaatgtgtgttgttCTGATCGGTTTGGGGGTTTGATTTCTTTAccaagcatgttcgcattttagtgaagttTTCAATGACTTCGATGttttctgtcttttacattccaaagacttcaatgtcttatgtctttacattttacaagacttcaatgtcttttttcttttatatttctaaagacttcaatgtcttcagacttttacatttacaagacttcaatgtcttctgtcttttacatttcaaagacttcaatgtcttcagacttttacatttacaagacttcaatgtcttctgtcttttacatttcaaagacttcaatgtcttctgtcttttacatttacaaagacttcaatgtcttcagtctttacatcttcaaagaattcaacgtcttctgtcttttacatttcaaaaacttcaatgtattatgtcttttacatttcaaagacttcaatgtctcttATCTTTTAcgtttacaagacttcaatgtcttcattctttacattttcaaaaacttcaatgtcttctgtcttttacatttacaaagactttaatgtcttcagtctttacatttaccaagacttcaatatcttcagtATTTTACATTTCCAAAGATGTCAATGTCTCTAACTATATTGCACAAGACTACGACGACTTTTGCTTGATACTTTTGATACTTCCATGTCGATGTCTGTTTGTTTTATTGCAGGTTTCACTTCCTTAGTTTTTTCTGGGTGCTCGGTCGAATAGCAAGATTGCTCAAaggaaattagtgtccttatctttacttaccctttcattttcaataaaagataagtaaagaggagcaactgtcaaaccctaatttcatccgaggactATCATTCACTGATATTGTGATTCTCGCTAGTCGAATTATGGTGTTCGACACTATTTACCACACAAAGCAAGGGATCACTcggtgttttgatcaagaatacaaAAGGATACCAAAgaagggggcaaaagggtctttttatGGATTTTCCTAGaccccagctcgcccaggctagcatttGGCTCACCTGGGCCATGAAATGGCTTCATGGCTAAGcaactagctcgcctgggcgagctcatTACTTCAGGGTTAAGgttcagctcgcctgggcgagcttcgACCACCCCAAAATGgctttttctctttaaatagCCATGATGCGGGGGGGTTTTAAGGGGGTTGGAAGGTTCAACACTTGAGGAATTGAGAGAATTGagagataaaaagaagaaagaaagaaagaaagaagaggaaacgaagccGAGGGGCTATCGAATCGCGACCGTAATCATTCCCTACATCGTTTCTTGTTCTGTGTTCTTCGTGCGAtagtattttagttttatttttaaggattgaacgtaatctatgtacccttaggggttcCCCTTGTTTGatgtgcacattcatcttctccatctatcatcggtaatctccatttttttgtaaagtttaatcttaaccgatcactagtgcTGTAAAGTTGTcttcaaagagattgaaagttaataaacaaaaacaaaataaaaccaaccCATAACTAAATTTCTCTCCATCAAAAAGTCACTTgaggtcgtttcaaggtccaacgccttaacgacctttttttcatttgttaataaaaatgattctatcaaaagcataaaaccaattcaacacacaaactttctcaCTTTTAAAGAACTAAGTAGGTCTGAAttgatacataggagcaagggcaccCCCTTTGTCaacccaaaaaataaagaaatataaaaaggaaaaatatgtaattttaaagTCATGTTTTACATACTTGgttaaaggttgttgtcccttgtgatgggcgtGTAGGgtactaataccttccccatgcgtaaacaactcctgaacccttattttgaaaaattcacagacctctttcttttggttttttccaatgtttttcctcgaataaacgttggtgacaACTCCCacatgttttcctttttggaagacacattctttctttttgcctttCGCACCCCGTCATTAAAAAATTTGCATGATCGGGCAAATAAGTGGAATTGCACTACAACAAGCCCACTTGGCTTAAGCTCATGTGCACGAGACTTTCATCTCTTGCTAGCCACTTTGAAAGCCCATATCACAAAATAGTAAGCACTTAAGCCAAAGCTATTCTAGGCAATGTGAGACTTGGTTTATTGTGATATCCttcaaactataataattacATGGTGTGGTATAAAAGGATGGGGTTATGGATGTGGGTGGTCCTGTGATGGCAAAGAAGGGTTAAGAAATTCACTTTATGTGCATGGAACATTATTTTGGGGAAAAAGAATGTTGTTGTAGGTGACTTTTGGATTATACATAAATATAGTATTGGGTATGTAAGCAAAGCATGCTCTGCTGGAAAATCAATTGGTTGAACCTTATTTGGTTACAAATTGGGATTTAATACCAAGTGTATCTCCGGTGAAGAGTAAATCAAAATTTGGCATGTGTTTGGTCAAATGGATAGGAGGTTTTTACATTGGAGCTGGTTATTGTTTGATTTGATACGATTTTGTGATTCAAAATTTTTTTTGACTCATTGGCAAGCGTACCAAGTCATCAAGCAGTATTCGATAAGTAAGAGATATCATTCCCACGAGGACTTACACAATATATAGCAACTGTCACAAATATTTACTATCTAAactaacaaacaaaataatagaaatatgaAAGTAGCATTCAATATCAAGGATAAAATAAGCCAAAATGAGATATTGAAACTATTTTTgggttttttagataaaaacacaataaaacaaaacgaaaatcaaatgacaatggTTGTCGGGTTTAGATTTCACCTAACCAAACTCTCTTTACAATAAAGCATAATACCCAACTTGAGATTCAACGTTAATATCAATCATTGTTCAAAAACGATTTTCTAATCCCTTATTCCTTAGGAGAAAAGAACCTAAGTTCCTTCATTAAATGTCAATCTCTTGTATGTTTCACAAAGGAACTTGCTTTAAGCTTAATGATCCAAAGATAACTAATAATCCTCATCCTATTCATCGCTCTGAGGTTTATTGGGCATTCTACTATGATTCAAGATAAAAAGAGTATTTTTCAATCACAGTATCCCAAAATCAAGCTATGGAAGCATTTCCCAATACAAACCATGACAAGCATTAAGAGTAGAAGAAAACACTAACATTGAAGAACAAGATgcatatataaacatatttcaaaaaaaatacatgagaaTATAAGGTTTAGTTACATCCCACTCTTTTCCTATAatctagataaaaaaaattccattatTACTAggtaatatgaaagaaaaatctatatactatatattaaaagagaAGGCCAGGAAAATTACTATTGTGCCCATGCCTGAGAGCTTGACAGCTGTCTATTTTATTGGCTTTTTGGTCATTTTATGCCCCTCCAGCTTTGCCTTGGTTTTGTGCCACCTGTTGCTTTGTTTTGTGTCACCTACTTGCTGTGGTGAGTTTGTCACTCTTTTGCTGAGCCATGTGGTTTTATGATTAAAGTTTTCCAGTTATTATGGTTTTGGGTTGTTGTTTTGTATCATTATGTGAGTGTGGTTTTCGCGTGGTTCTTATTGCTTCATTTTACTTCCTTTTCCGGTTTGCTTCCTTTTACTTCCTTTTCCGGTTCTATTGGGTTTGCTGTTTTGTTCTATTTGGTTGGGTGAAGTGAAGGTAATACTTTTGCAGCAACGTTGTTATTTGCTTAAGGTTGATTCATGTTCTGTTATTGTTGAGTGTGCCTTTTTTCGGCTGTTTTCCGAATTTGTTTTTGCTTCCTTGTTGACTTTGCTGACTGCGGTTTGTCTTTCAGTTTTTGTTTTGTCAAGAGTAAGATAATCCTTTTCCAGTGATAGTGTTGGATATTTGTGCATGGTTGTTTTTCCTCTACTCCTGTTTGTTGGCACAACAGAGCTTTAATTTGTCCTAGCTGATATTCATGTGTGACTtttatcttcttctttattATCACAGTTTTTGTCGCTTTTGGGTTTACAAAGTTTGTTGCCTTTTGGTTGATCCTGCATTTTAATCTGTGAGTTTTTTTGTATGTTCTGCATGGTTGTTTTTGCGGCGATCGCATCTATTTTTCTGCCTTTTTTGTGTAATTGtcgatttttatttttggtttgttGGTAACTTTCGTGGTTTGTTTTTGACtgagtttgttttgttttccagTTTGGCTTTCCCCTATTGTACGATTTGGTTGCGGGAAGTGAAGGTAATAGTTTTGCAGCAAAGTTGTTGTATGTTTATGCATGCTTGCTTTTGACTCCTTCAGGTTGTTGTCAGAGTTAAGATTGATTCATCAGCTACTTTTTTCAGTTTGGCTTTCCCTGTGTGTTTTATTCATTCGGCTGGTTTttcaagtttgtttttttatttctttgctgACTTTGGTGGGTTCCATTTGTATTTCAGCTTGTGTTTTGTCACGTGTTGCATTTGGCTGTGATAGgagtaagatatttttttttccagcaaCACGCCTGGATGTCTGTTAATGTTTGTTGAGATGACCatgctttaaattttttgttgctCATTGTTGTTCAGGTTTTTCCATTGACTACACCATAGATTTAAGAGCAACCAAATTTATGCAGAGTTATGGCACGTGCTCCTGATAAGATTAAGTCGATtgatggatcaaaagaaactctGAAACTTGCTGTAAGGATCACTAATCTTTGGTTCATTGGGATCCCCAGCAAGTCCGAACAGGTTGAAATGGTTATTGTTGATTCTGATGTATGGTTTTGCCAACTCTTTTCATTGCTATATTATTGACCATTCAACCAGCTATTCATGAGGTTTGTATGTTATAGGGAGATGAAATCCATGTTGTTTGTAAACAAGATCAGCTAAAGTCTTGGAAGGCTAATTTGAAGGAAAGTTCTACTTATGTCATGCATAATTTTAAAGTGCTAAAGAATGATGGTCAATTCAGAGTCTGTAATCATCCATATAAATTAGCTTTTACTGGAGTTACTATTGTTAGGCAATCCGATTTGGATTCCCTTCCTTTTaggaaatttaaatttgatgattTTTCTAATGTCATTGCTGGTGATTTTCAAACTGGCCTGTTGGTTGGTAGGTCCACCTGCAATTTGCGCATTTATTTTGATCGGCAAATGTATGCCTTTAAGAATGACATATCTTTGGTTTTTGCTTCCTTCAGATATTATTGGTGTGGTTGATGAAGTGGTGTTCCAGCATGTCTCCTAAAAAAATACCAgggttgttttcaaaatcaaggACTTGAGGTTATGTTCTACAATTTGACTTTTTTAAATCAGTGTAAttgttatttgtattttgtgAACATTATAAGATGATATACTGATacatttattgttgtttgtttCTGATAGT contains the following coding sequences:
- the LOC114385939 gene encoding uncharacterized protein LOC114385939, with product MARAPDKIKSIDGSKETLKLAVRITNLWFIGIPSKSEQVEMVIVDSDGDEIHVVCKQDQLKSWKANLKESSTYVMHNFKVLKNDGQFRVCNHPYKLAFTGVTIVRQSDLDSLPFRKFKFDDFSNVIAGDFQTGLLVDIIGVVDEVVFQHFLAYLKDFEDVRPIVILLTHARIKEGQGSYPTSMSNSLKASKLMIDELVLEIEEFSERLFDSRIEVKSVLAPPGRTNSQLSGSSQLSSKNAFLSRAEAKSICQINAILEVMLLFIFTVDLGN